In Dehalococcoidia bacterium, one DNA window encodes the following:
- a CDS encoding MFS transporter translates to MASTPDSARELPLRNKMLYASGSLGGNVISRSKDLWIIYFYAPPADADLPTLVPRVTLGLLLFLARLIEAFDDPLIGYWSDRTSSRWGRRIPFVITATPFYAFFFFLLWTPPDDSTTVRNAVYFFVVLETFHLFSTLSGGPFESLLPEIAVTSKDRVAVVAWQVAFGAVGAGIGLVASGLIIDAFGFTIMGLIMGATGLLSRYVALAGVWGHVKREVPPARMKLMQAFRTTFSNDQFLFFLPTYILFNAGISMMTGVLPFFTTAVLEIEEEGAIVAALTATAITVLMLALVPMYLISRRKGKAWTYSLAMLIAGLYLPWLFFMGFVPGIDRLVQTFIFAAFIGLPMTAMQTFPNAIMADIIDYDAVKTGLRREAMYYGTQATLEKMASALYPPILAGLLELGSTTADPLGIRLVGPVAGLLSLTAYFSFRGYRLPDTVTPETLAERGMTR, encoded by the coding sequence ATGGCGAGCACGCCCGACAGCGCCAGAGAGCTGCCGCTACGCAATAAGATGCTCTATGCCTCCGGCTCACTCGGAGGCAACGTCATCTCCCGCAGCAAAGACCTCTGGATCATCTACTTCTATGCCCCGCCTGCCGACGCCGATCTCCCCACCCTCGTCCCCCGCGTCACGCTCGGCCTGCTGCTCTTCCTCGCCCGCCTCATCGAAGCCTTCGACGACCCCCTCATCGGCTACTGGAGCGACCGCACGAGCAGCCGTTGGGGACGGCGCATCCCCTTCGTAATCACCGCCACGCCCTTCTACGCCTTCTTCTTCTTCCTCCTCTGGACGCCGCCTGACGACTCGACCACCGTGCGCAACGCCGTCTACTTCTTCGTGGTCCTCGAAACCTTTCACCTTTTCAGCACGCTGTCCGGCGGCCCCTTCGAATCCCTACTGCCTGAAATCGCGGTGACCAGCAAGGACCGCGTCGCCGTCGTCGCCTGGCAGGTCGCTTTCGGGGCGGTCGGCGCCGGCATCGGCCTCGTCGCTAGCGGCCTGATCATCGACGCCTTCGGTTTCACCATCATGGGACTGATCATGGGCGCGACGGGCCTTCTTTCGCGCTACGTTGCTCTCGCCGGCGTCTGGGGGCACGTTAAGCGGGAGGTGCCCCCGGCGCGCATGAAATTGATGCAGGCCTTTCGCACCACCTTCTCCAATGACCAGTTCCTCTTCTTTCTCCCCACATACATCCTGTTCAACGCCGGCATCTCGATGATGACGGGCGTGCTGCCCTTCTTCACGACGGCGGTGCTGGAGATCGAGGAGGAAGGCGCGATAGTCGCTGCCCTGACGGCGACCGCGATAACCGTTCTGATGCTTGCCCTCGTGCCGATGTACCTCATCTCCCGACGCAAGGGCAAGGCGTGGACGTATTCGCTGGCGATGCTTATCGCCGGGCTGTACCTGCCGTGGCTGTTCTTCATGGGCTTCGTTCCCGGCATCGACCGCCTCGTCCAGACCTTTATCTTCGCCGCCTTCATTGGCTTGCCGATGACGGCCATGCAGACGTTCCCCAACGCGATAATGGCCGACATCATAGATTACGATGCCGTGAAGACGGGCCTCCGCCGCGAGGCGATGTACTACGGGACACAGGCCACCCTCGAAAAGATGGCGTCGGCCCTTTATCCGCCCATTCTCGCCGGCCTCCTCGAGCTCGGGAGCACTACGGCCGACCCACTCGGGATCAGGCTCGTCGGGCCGGTGGCAGGCCTCCTGTCGCTAACGGCGTATTTCTCCTTTCGCGGCTATCGTCTGCCGGATACCGTCACGCCGGAGACCCTGGCCGAACGCGGCATGACACGGTGA
- the dnaJ gene encoding molecular chaperone DnaJ, giving the protein MTTKLDYYDVLGVPRNATPEEIKKAFRRLAMRHHPDRSKEPDAEQRFKEINEAYEVLSDPQKRSAYDRFGHAGIDGPYVRGFDGFDFGGFGDIFDAFFGGTASRRRQPQRGPDLRVNLTLSFEEAVFGCDKQIEVVRHEACSACKGLRAEPGTDPRKCPNCGGSGEVRRYQRSIFGQFVNIATCERCGGEGRVVDTPCHKCRGSGRERMKRRLEVKVPAGVNTGWQMRLTGEGEMGSHGGGRGNLYVLFEVEDHPLFKREDDDLVYELKLNFAQAALGDEVPVPTLNGERRLKIPAGIQNDHVFVLKKEGVPHLRGGGRGDMFVRVRIETPTRLSDEQKRLLEQLKASLAEEHGKDGKGFIGRIKDSLGG; this is encoded by the coding sequence ATGACGACGAAACTCGACTATTACGACGTGCTGGGCGTTCCCCGCAACGCGACGCCTGAAGAGATAAAGAAGGCGTTCCGGCGGCTGGCGATGCGGCATCATCCTGACCGCAGCAAGGAGCCGGACGCGGAGCAGCGGTTCAAGGAGATCAATGAGGCCTACGAGGTCCTCTCCGACCCCCAGAAGCGCTCCGCCTACGACCGCTTTGGGCACGCGGGCATCGATGGGCCGTACGTGCGCGGCTTCGACGGCTTTGATTTCGGAGGCTTCGGCGATATCTTCGATGCCTTCTTCGGCGGCACCGCATCGCGCCGCCGCCAGCCGCAGCGCGGCCCCGATCTGCGCGTGAATCTAACGCTCTCGTTCGAGGAGGCTGTCTTCGGCTGCGATAAGCAGATCGAGGTGGTACGGCACGAGGCGTGCTCCGCCTGCAAGGGGCTGCGGGCCGAGCCGGGCACTGACCCGCGCAAGTGCCCCAACTGCGGCGGCAGCGGCGAAGTGCGGCGCTACCAGCGGAGCATCTTCGGACAGTTCGTCAACATCGCCACCTGCGAGCGCTGCGGCGGCGAGGGCCGCGTCGTCGATACACCCTGTCACAAGTGCAGGGGTAGCGGCCGCGAGCGCATGAAGCGGCGGTTGGAGGTCAAGGTGCCGGCGGGTGTCAACACCGGCTGGCAAATGCGCCTAACCGGCGAAGGCGAGATGGGTAGCCACGGCGGCGGCAGGGGTAACCTGTACGTCCTGTTCGAGGTCGAGGACCATCCGCTCTTCAAGCGCGAGGACGACGACCTGGTGTACGAGCTCAAGCTGAACTTCGCGCAGGCAGCCCTCGGCGACGAGGTGCCGGTGCCGACGCTCAACGGCGAGCGCCGGCTGAAGATACCGGCGGGCATCCAGAACGACCACGTCTTCGTGCTGAAGAAGGAAGGCGTGCCCCACCTGCGAGGCGGCGGCCGCGGCGACATGTTCGTGCGGGTGCGGATCGAGACGCCGACGCGGCTGAGCGACGAGCAGAAGCGGCTGCTCGAGCAGTTGAAGGCGTCGCTTGCTGAGGAGCACGGCAAGGACGGCAAGGGCTTCATTGGCAGAATAAAGGACTCGCTGGGCGGGTAA
- the prmA gene encoding 50S ribosomal protein L11 methyltransferase has protein sequence MAEWVEIAVPVAPGDVEAVAEVMRRYSSGGVAIEEPLLSRDEPPVIDPDRPRFVKAYLRRDHHLPSLRRALRRDLARLDLSGPLPRLRGRVVREEHWAEAWRRYFDIERVGERVVVCPAWRRYRARSGEVVIRLDPGMAFGTGQHPTTRMCLVALERRVRAGCRLLDLGAGSGILAIAAAKLSAREVVALDTDPLAIAVAEKNVALNGVGGQVTVRPGSVGEKWPASPPFRPFDCLVANINADTIVRLAPALVAALREGGVGIVSGIIDEKEEGCRRALESAGARIVEVMADGDWRTLVFES, from the coding sequence TTGGCTGAATGGGTTGAGATAGCGGTGCCCGTCGCGCCCGGCGACGTGGAAGCCGTCGCCGAGGTCATGCGGCGCTACTCTTCCGGCGGCGTAGCCATCGAAGAGCCGCTGCTCTCGCGCGACGAGCCGCCCGTCATCGATCCCGACAGGCCGCGCTTCGTCAAAGCATACCTGCGCCGGGACCATCATCTGCCCTCTCTTCGTCGCGCCCTGCGCCGCGACCTCGCGCGTCTCGACCTATCCGGCCCTCTGCCCCGCCTCCGCGGCCGCGTCGTCCGCGAGGAGCACTGGGCGGAGGCCTGGCGCCGCTACTTCGATATCGAGCGCGTGGGCGAGCGTGTCGTCGTGTGTCCCGCATGGCGGCGCTACCGCGCGCGGTCGGGAGAGGTCGTTATCCGGCTCGATCCCGGCATGGCGTTTGGGACAGGGCAGCACCCCACGACCCGCATGTGCCTGGTCGCGCTCGAGAGACGCGTGCGCGCGGGCTGCCGCCTGCTCGATCTGGGCGCCGGCTCCGGCATCCTCGCCATCGCCGCCGCGAAGCTGAGCGCCCGCGAAGTCGTCGCGCTCGACACCGACCCCTTGGCAATCGCTGTCGCCGAGAAGAACGTCGCCCTGAACGGAGTGGGCGGGCAGGTGACGGTGCGGCCGGGCAGCGTGGGCGAGAAGTGGCCCGCCTCGCCGCCCTTTCGCCCCTTCGATTGTCTCGTCGCCAACATCAACGCCGATACCATCGTCCGTCTCGCGCCCGCCCTTGTTGCCGCGCTTCGGGAGGGCGGCGTCGGCATCGTCAGCGGTATAATCGACGAGAAAGAGGAGGGGTGCCGCCGCGCGCTTGAGAGCGCCGGCGCGCGCATCGTCGAGGTGATGGCGGACGGCGATTGGCGGACGCTCGTCTTCGAAAGTTGA
- a CDS encoding 16S rRNA (uracil(1498)-N(3))-methyltransferase, protein MRRFFVPLELSAGQTVDLESDLTHRLRRVLRLGAGDGVILVDAAGRECEAVLESVDGSRATARVVGERRGLPEPAVEIVLYQSLIKGDRFEWVLEKGTELGVAKFVPLLVERGVVRPRTERLGRRERWQRIVREAAEQCGRSALPPVEPPVGLSEALASPGGLRLLPWEEERTLGLRAVLREGLAQREGGKRPLVGVFIGPEGGFTRAEVEEALALGVRAVSLGPRILRSETAGIATVAAVLYECGELGV, encoded by the coding sequence ATGCGCAGGTTCTTCGTCCCGCTGGAGCTGAGCGCCGGACAGACGGTCGATCTGGAGAGCGATCTGACGCATCGCCTGCGTCGCGTGCTCCGTCTGGGCGCGGGGGACGGCGTCATCCTCGTCGACGCCGCCGGGCGCGAGTGTGAGGCCGTGCTGGAGAGCGTCGACGGCTCGCGGGCGACGGCGCGGGTCGTTGGGGAGCGTCGCGGCCTTCCGGAGCCGGCGGTGGAGATCGTCCTCTACCAGTCGCTCATCAAGGGCGACCGCTTTGAGTGGGTGCTGGAGAAGGGCACGGAGCTGGGCGTGGCGAAGTTCGTGCCGCTGCTGGTGGAACGAGGAGTCGTGCGGCCGCGGACGGAGCGGCTCGGGCGGCGGGAGCGCTGGCAGCGCATCGTGAGGGAGGCGGCGGAGCAGTGCGGACGGAGCGCGCTGCCGCCGGTCGAGCCGCCGGTAGGGCTTTCGGAGGCGCTGGCGTCGCCCGGAGGGCTGCGGCTGCTGCCGTGGGAAGAGGAGCGGACGCTTGGGCTGCGTGCCGTCCTGCGAGAGGGGCTGGCGCAGCGGGAAGGCGGGAAGCGGCCGCTGGTCGGCGTCTTCATCGGGCCGGAGGGTGGGTTCACGCGTGCGGAAGTGGAGGAAGCGCTCGCGCTGGGCGTCCGCGCCGTCTCGCTGGGGCCGCGCATTTTGCGCTCGGAGACGGCGGGCATCGCGACGGTTGCCGCCGTGCTCTACGAATGCGGCGAACTGGGCGTCTGA
- a CDS encoding M23 family metallopeptidase, with product MRISARGAVCAAAVGAALFFLACSGASEGEEALRAATATKAPSRTPAPLATATLEPTPEATPIPSPEPSPVPPVDTPATQPTPALDPAGVPVIELLPPDIGQGECATIRLWGRGAASASATFAGRLYPLVADGGYFWGVLATGAFQEPGVYPVTVQLFHASGGLFETLETQINVVDIQYAVENIDLPPESSSLLTPELAQQEEAIRANVFALFTPQKLWSGPFIYPVQAVIVSPYGIGRSYNGGPVTGYHHGVDLAGNEGDWVAASNSGRVAYAGPSPIRGDTVIIDHGVGVFSCYSHLSAMNVQAGQMVNKGDLIGAVGSTGMVTGPHLHWEIVVRGVEMDPIPWTLQTIGP from the coding sequence ATGAGGATCTCGGCGCGAGGAGCGGTCTGCGCGGCGGCGGTCGGAGCGGCGCTTTTCTTTCTCGCTTGCTCCGGCGCGTCGGAGGGCGAGGAAGCGCTGCGGGCCGCCACCGCCACGAAGGCGCCGTCGCGTACGCCCGCGCCCCTGGCGACCGCCACCCTCGAGCCCACGCCGGAAGCGACACCGATCCCCAGCCCTGAGCCATCGCCTGTCCCCCCTGTCGACACACCCGCCACCCAGCCTACGCCCGCCCTGGATCCCGCCGGCGTGCCGGTCATCGAGCTGCTGCCGCCGGACATCGGACAGGGGGAGTGCGCGACGATAAGACTGTGGGGCCGCGGCGCCGCGAGCGCTTCGGCGACGTTCGCCGGGCGCCTCTACCCGCTGGTCGCCGACGGCGGGTACTTCTGGGGCGTGCTGGCGACGGGCGCCTTCCAGGAGCCGGGCGTCTACCCGGTAACGGTGCAACTCTTCCACGCCAGCGGCGGCCTCTTCGAGACGCTGGAAACGCAGATAAACGTCGTCGATATCCAGTACGCGGTGGAGAACATCGACCTGCCGCCGGAAAGCTCGTCGCTGCTCACGCCGGAGCTGGCGCAGCAGGAGGAAGCAATACGGGCGAACGTCTTCGCCCTGTTCACCCCGCAGAAGCTGTGGTCGGGGCCCTTCATCTATCCCGTCCAGGCCGTGATCGTCAGCCCCTACGGCATCGGGCGCAGCTATAACGGCGGGCCGGTGACCGGCTATCACCACGGCGTCGACCTGGCAGGCAACGAGGGTGACTGGGTAGCGGCGTCGAACAGCGGCCGTGTGGCGTACGCGGGGCCGTCGCCTATACGGGGTGACACCGTCATCATCGACCACGGCGTCGGCGTCTTCAGTTGCTACTCCCACCTCTCGGCGATGAACGTGCAGGCGGGGCAGATGGTGAACAAGGGCGACCTCATCGGCGCCGTCGGGTCGACGGGGATGGTGACGGGGCCGCACCTGCACTGGGAGATCGTGGTGCGCGGCGTGGAGATGGACCCCATCCCGTGGACGCTACAGACCATCGGCCCGTAG
- a CDS encoding DUF2961 domain-containing protein: MIGSSLADIARLRPGRRRRASSWDRSGGNADFVIIRGGETATLCDIEGAGIIRHIWCTMATRNNPFYPRTTLLRMYWDGSASPCVEAPIGDFFGIGHGIVKNLWSLPLSMGPQDGRGFNCFFPMPYARAARIEVVNEAEAGMIFYYYVDYEEHDTPDNGLGRFHAQWRRENPTKGWGEGRFDDDLEAGVVSELRRTVWSTPNLDGKANYVILEAKGRGHYVGCNLNVDCFQREKNDWFGEGDDMVFIDGDVWPPTLHGTGTEDYFNTAFSPRQEYCTPYYGVTVYSGTPEWPWKGKNSMYRFHIEDPIMFEREIRVSIEHGHANNLSNDYSSTAYWYQTEPHAPFPPMLPVEQRLPRPDRE, translated from the coding sequence ATGATCGGGTCATCTCTGGCGGATATCGCGCGCCTGCGGCCGGGAAGGCGACGGCGGGCGTCGAGCTGGGACAGGAGCGGCGGTAACGCCGATTTCGTGATCATTCGCGGCGGCGAGACGGCGACGCTGTGCGACATCGAGGGCGCGGGGATAATCCGCCACATCTGGTGCACGATGGCGACACGCAACAACCCCTTCTACCCGCGCACGACGCTCCTCCGCATGTACTGGGACGGCTCGGCGTCGCCCTGCGTCGAAGCTCCCATCGGCGATTTCTTCGGCATCGGCCACGGCATCGTCAAGAACTTGTGGTCGCTCCCGCTGTCGATGGGGCCGCAGGACGGCCGCGGCTTTAACTGTTTCTTCCCCATGCCTTACGCCCGCGCCGCCAGGATTGAGGTGGTGAACGAAGCGGAGGCAGGGATGATCTTCTACTACTACGTGGACTACGAGGAGCACGACACGCCGGACAACGGCCTGGGGCGCTTCCACGCCCAGTGGCGGCGCGAGAACCCGACTAAGGGCTGGGGCGAAGGCCGCTTCGATGACGACCTGGAAGCGGGCGTCGTCAGCGAGCTGCGACGGACGGTGTGGTCGACGCCCAACCTCGACGGAAAGGCGAACTACGTCATTCTCGAAGCGAAGGGCAGAGGACACTACGTCGGCTGCAACCTGAACGTCGACTGCTTCCAGCGGGAGAAGAACGACTGGTTCGGCGAGGGCGACGACATGGTCTTCATCGACGGCGACGTCTGGCCGCCGACCCTGCACGGCACGGGCACCGAGGACTACTTCAACACCGCCTTCTCGCCCCGGCAGGAGTACTGCACCCCTTACTACGGCGTCACCGTCTACAGCGGCACGCCGGAGTGGCCGTGGAAAGGGAAGAACTCGATGTACCGCTTCCACATCGAAGACCCGATCATGTTCGAGCGGGAGATCCGGGTCAGCATCGAGCACGGGCACGCCAACAACCTGAGCAACGACTACTCGAGCACCGCCTACTGGTACCAGACGGAGCCGCACGCCCCCTTCCCACCGATGCTGCCCGTCGAGCAGCGGCTTCCACGCCCCGACCGGGAGTAA
- a CDS encoding diguanylate cyclase: MKWTLDKQLLLPLAAVFVLLTIASTFVGLRLSSHNAHEMVRDQLKRRSAAIELLLTQQQRDLMGLASSLANTSEVQAAGAGGDTSPVDGYFIPAMTVGNVDALQLITRDGMSVAGVGPLPLVTAAELKRAQRTPVFSTITAFDGSLWLIGLAPVERENSPPTSLVLAGKQLDRDMLDTIAGVLGAELTLTAGEVSVGSTAATAPDAGAPPPAGEAVINGSYGILTTDLPIGPPGAASLTVSIPTDDITTRIRTTAMTVIGLVWLGGFLFSLVVIFAARSVTRPIHGLVLHAQRISKGAYGQTIPVKGVEEIRALKRSFNQMSLALYQSYQELSNLANTDAPTGLCNHRYLQERLSREMERARKRNEPLAVILIDIDDFKLFNSTYGHAAGDKVLKLVADILISLVRGEMIVGRHGGDKFMIIAPGSNRRKAMLVAKRIRRRLIDQGIYFDGGQRLPLRVSMGIAVFPQDSANKEELLAYVDASLFESKRAGGDAITLANRNPGELYAYQNTTLGVLDGLVQAVDKKDRYTKSHSEENAEYAMMLGKALGLSEDTQSALRIAGLLHDIGKIGIPDHILKKPGPLTPDEREIVRRHVVLSDLIIKGVPHAGDVSDAVINHHERWDGTGYPRGLKGEEIPLLGRIMAVVDAYSAMTSDRPFRKAQSHAHAVAELRANAGTQFDPALVDTFVNLMEARLAEKAAA; the protein is encoded by the coding sequence ATGAAATGGACACTGGATAAGCAGCTCCTGTTGCCGCTGGCCGCCGTCTTCGTGCTGCTGACCATCGCCAGCACGTTCGTCGGGTTGCGACTATCGAGTCACAACGCGCATGAGATGGTCCGCGATCAGCTCAAGAGAAGGAGCGCGGCCATTGAGCTGCTGCTGACGCAGCAACAGCGCGATCTAATGGGCCTCGCGAGCTCGCTCGCGAACACGTCGGAGGTCCAGGCGGCGGGCGCCGGCGGCGATACCTCCCCCGTCGACGGCTACTTCATTCCCGCCATGACCGTCGGCAACGTCGACGCCCTTCAACTGATTACGCGCGACGGGATGTCGGTCGCGGGGGTGGGGCCTCTCCCGCTCGTAACGGCGGCCGAACTTAAGAGGGCGCAGAGAACCCCGGTCTTCTCCACTATCACGGCGTTCGACGGCTCACTCTGGCTTATCGGCCTCGCGCCTGTCGAACGGGAAAACTCTCCCCCAACCTCCCTCGTGCTGGCAGGCAAGCAACTCGACCGGGACATGCTCGACACCATCGCCGGCGTCCTGGGCGCCGAATTGACGCTGACGGCAGGCGAAGTTTCCGTCGGCTCGACGGCTGCGACGGCGCCGGACGCCGGGGCTCCCCCGCCCGCCGGGGAAGCCGTCATAAACGGCTCTTACGGCATTCTGACCACCGATCTGCCTATCGGCCCGCCCGGCGCAGCTTCCCTTACCGTTTCCATACCTACCGACGACATCACGACCCGCATCCGCACTACGGCGATGACGGTCATCGGGCTCGTGTGGCTGGGAGGTTTCCTGTTCTCGTTGGTTGTCATTTTCGCGGCCAGGAGCGTCACCAGGCCCATACACGGACTCGTCCTGCATGCGCAGAGAATAAGCAAGGGAGCGTACGGACAGACCATCCCGGTGAAGGGGGTCGAGGAGATCCGGGCGCTGAAGCGAAGCTTCAACCAGATGAGCCTCGCCCTCTACCAGAGCTATCAGGAACTCTCCAATCTGGCGAATACCGATGCCCCGACCGGCCTCTGCAACCATCGCTATCTTCAGGAGAGGCTGTCCAGGGAGATGGAGCGGGCCAGGAAGCGCAACGAGCCGCTCGCGGTCATTCTCATAGACATCGATGACTTCAAGCTGTTCAACTCCACTTATGGGCATGCGGCCGGCGATAAAGTGCTGAAGCTGGTAGCGGACATCCTCATCTCGCTGGTGAGAGGCGAGATGATCGTCGGAAGGCACGGCGGCGACAAGTTCATGATCATCGCCCCCGGCAGCAACCGGCGAAAAGCGATGCTGGTGGCGAAGCGCATACGCCGGCGGTTGATAGACCAGGGCATTTATTTCGACGGCGGCCAGCGCCTCCCCCTCCGCGTCAGCATGGGAATAGCCGTCTTCCCCCAGGACAGCGCGAACAAAGAGGAGCTTCTCGCCTACGTCGACGCTTCCCTGTTCGAGTCCAAGCGCGCGGGCGGCGACGCCATAACTCTCGCCAACCGCAACCCCGGCGAGCTCTACGCCTACCAGAACACGACCCTCGGCGTGCTCGACGGCCTCGTGCAGGCGGTCGATAAGAAGGACCGCTACACGAAGTCGCACAGCGAGGAGAACGCGGAGTACGCGATGATGCTCGGCAAGGCGCTGGGACTGTCAGAGGACACGCAAAGCGCTCTGCGCATCGCCGGCCTTCTCCACGACATCGGCAAGATAGGCATCCCCGACCACATCCTCAAGAAGCCCGGGCCTCTCACGCCGGACGAACGGGAGATCGTGCGCCGCCACGTGGTACTGAGCGACCTCATCATCAAAGGGGTGCCGCATGCCGGCGACGTGTCGGACGCCGTCATCAACCACCACGAACGCTGGGACGGCACGGGCTACCCGCGCGGCCTCAAGGGCGAAGAGATCCCCTTGCTGGGCCGCATAATGGCGGTCGTCGACGCCTATTCCGCGATGACGTCCGACCGCCCCTTCCGCAAAGCGCAGAGCCATGCGCACGCCGTCGCCGAGCTGCGCGCCAACGCCGGCACCCAGTTTGATCCGGCGCTTGTCGACACCTTCGTCAACCTCATGGAAGCGCGCCTGGCCGAGAAGGCTGCCGCCTGA
- a CDS encoding amidohydrolase family protein, with protein sequence MSALTVIDAHVHTYPSPQIGLQATGGMNFSGCAGTVQELLALMAVGGIDKAVMVNMTPVADMREAALASGKGPYEEVARQMVERMKRRNAWTCQVGRDHPSLVPFISLDPSMGPDEAAAEVRTRASEGARGIKLHPSAQRFNPDDRNLWPAYEEAQSLGLPVISHGGLFLGDPETSDHSRPRAFERVLAAFPRLTLVVAHLGQGYVEESIAMAEKHANLFFDCSAAVNGTVEPQSMSDEEAADVIRRIGVDRVLFGSDWPWFHPLRDAERIESLPLSDAEKSLVLGGNARRVLGL encoded by the coding sequence ATGAGCGCTCTGACTGTTATCGATGCTCACGTCCATACTTATCCGTCGCCGCAAATAGGGCTGCAGGCCACGGGCGGGATGAATTTCAGCGGCTGCGCAGGCACGGTGCAGGAACTCCTGGCCCTTATGGCGGTGGGCGGCATCGATAAGGCGGTGATGGTCAACATGACGCCTGTGGCGGACATGAGAGAGGCCGCCCTCGCCTCCGGGAAGGGACCGTACGAGGAGGTGGCGCGCCAGATGGTCGAGAGGATGAAGCGGCGCAACGCCTGGACGTGTCAGGTGGGCCGCGATCATCCCAGCCTCGTGCCGTTTATCAGCCTCGACCCATCGATGGGGCCGGACGAGGCCGCTGCGGAAGTGCGCACGCGGGCGAGCGAAGGGGCGCGGGGTATCAAACTTCATCCCTCTGCGCAGCGCTTCAATCCCGACGACCGCAACCTGTGGCCTGCCTACGAGGAGGCGCAGTCGCTGGGGCTGCCGGTGATCTCGCACGGCGGCCTGTTCCTCGGCGACCCCGAGACGTCGGACCACTCGCGGCCGCGGGCGTTCGAGCGGGTGCTGGCGGCGTTTCCGCGCCTCACGCTCGTCGTCGCCCACCTCGGCCAGGGCTACGTCGAAGAGTCGATCGCGATGGCGGAAAAGCACGCGAACCTCTTTTTCGACTGCTCCGCAGCCGTCAACGGCACGGTGGAGCCGCAATCGATGTCGGACGAGGAGGCGGCGGACGTAATCAGGCGGATCGGTGTTGACCGTGTGCTCTTTGGCTCGGACTGGCCGTGGTTCCACCCGCTTCGGGATGCGGAGCGCATCGAGTCGCTGCCGCTTTCCGATGCGGAAAAGAGCCTGGTCCTGGGAGGGAACGCCCGCCGCGTTCTCGGCCTGTAG
- a CDS encoding glycine/sarcosine/betaine reductase selenoprotein B family protein: MVDSFKWLPPSMAAYYRARPIEKQEVPWAPLKKPLNQCRFSVVTTGGVYVKGKQPPFDVERERREPFWGDPTYRVIPRDVRQEEIGVAHLHINTSDIEEDVNIVLPIHRFLELEEAGEIGSLAPSSYSLMGFQWNQDEWRDRYGPEIAARMKEEAVDAALITPV; the protein is encoded by the coding sequence ATGGTCGATAGCTTCAAGTGGCTGCCGCCGTCGATGGCCGCGTACTACCGGGCGCGGCCGATCGAGAAGCAAGAGGTGCCCTGGGCCCCTCTGAAGAAGCCCTTGAATCAGTGCCGCTTCTCAGTCGTCACTACTGGAGGCGTGTACGTGAAGGGAAAGCAACCGCCGTTCGATGTCGAAAGGGAGCGGCGGGAGCCCTTCTGGGGGGACCCGACGTATCGGGTCATCCCCAGGGACGTGCGGCAGGAGGAGATCGGCGTCGCGCATCTTCACATAAACACCAGCGACATCGAGGAGGACGTGAACATCGTCCTCCCCATCCACCGTTTCCTGGAGCTGGAAGAGGCGGGGGAAATCGGCTCGCTGGCGCCCAGCAGCTACTCGCTGATGGGGTTCCAGTGGAACCAGGACGAGTGGCGCGACCGCTACGGCCCCGAGATCGCGGCCCGCATGAAAGAGGAGGCGGTGGACGCGGCGCTCATCACGCCCGTCTGA
- a CDS encoding alpha/beta fold hydrolase — protein sequence MIPPELPAAVRALYPFRSNYKRVNGRWMHYLDEGAGEPIVLLHGNPTWSLLYRNFIPPLAERYRVVAPDYVGFGLSEKPADESAYSLRNHTAILTSLLDGLGLRNVTLVMQDWGGPIGLGYALARRSNVRTLVIMNTWAFTDASRFHRSVYPWRLLHAPIFGQLLLKRRNLMVEANLAMGVFHSERISGAVLETYRFPFPDYDSRTGILAFPRSIPLQPGDAAYEVMARISRGLGDLDVPAKIIWGEQDIVFPVELAYRFQAALPQADEPYVIHEARHFLQEDAPEEITEQIMAFPASIS from the coding sequence ATGATACCTCCGGAGCTTCCGGCCGCTGTCCGCGCTCTCTACCCGTTTAGGAGCAACTACAAACGGGTGAACGGACGCTGGATGCATTACCTCGACGAGGGCGCCGGCGAGCCGATAGTGCTGCTTCATGGCAACCCCACGTGGTCGCTCCTCTACCGTAACTTCATCCCGCCGCTGGCGGAGCGCTATCGCGTTGTCGCGCCCGACTACGTGGGCTTCGGCCTTTCTGAGAAGCCGGCCGACGAGTCGGCGTACAGCCTGCGGAACCACACGGCGATCCTAACGTCGCTTCTGGACGGACTGGGGCTGCGGAACGTGACGCTGGTGATGCAGGACTGGGGCGGCCCAATTGGGCTCGGCTATGCGCTGGCCCGACGCTCTAATGTCCGCACGCTGGTGATCATGAACACGTGGGCGTTCACCGACGCTTCCCGCTTTCACCGCTCGGTCTACCCGTGGCGGCTGCTGCACGCGCCCATCTTCGGGCAGTTGCTCTTGAAGCGTCGGAACTTGATGGTGGAGGCCAACCTGGCGATGGGCGTCTTCCACAGTGAACGCATTTCGGGAGCCGTGCTGGAAACATACCGCTTCCCGTTTCCCGATTACGACTCCCGCACGGGCATCCTCGCGTTCCCGCGCTCAATACCGCTGCAGCCCGGCGACGCTGCCTATGAGGTGATGGCCCGGATATCGCGGGGTCTCGGCGACCTGGACGTGCCGGCGAAGATCATCTGGGGAGAGCAGGACATCGTCTTCCCCGTGGAGTTAGCGTACAGGTTCCAGGCGGCGTTGCCGCAGGCGGACGAGCCCTACGTTATCCACGAGGCGCGGCATTTTCTTCAGGAGGACGCGCCGGAGGAGATAACGGAGCAGATAATGGCGTTCCCGGCATCGATTTCGTAG